A part of Streptomyces sp. NBC_01235 genomic DNA contains:
- a CDS encoding lysyl oxidase family protein: MTRQHHRKGLQRAAFAAGAALTVVAVAGAAPGAGAATGSTAGKPKLKLIAASKAVTLDRYEGEGGEAGVYLDLGTYVTVDNAPLELKVARKSYKDPVVVQQILRNGSKATTKTLPTGTVKDFRGLPGFLEVSIKNAAGVEVQKTQGTFCPNNASGRLRPDAPATSHYPESCSTNPFTLGSVWGVEKGWAANSTTVDYDKPVDLPAGEYTAKVSVAKKYRDLFGIPNDQPTIKVTVRQESDGGEGGGVGLRSSTSSSDHSAHAGHSGASMEAHANHHYGPRGADAPTPSALSHALEARGLAHHLGDGAGHTDGSRIAPALKAAAKRPTGRAGVPANVPKPDLRSLPAWGIAVTDGEDGDAPGKDYLAFSANVWNAGPAPLIVDGFRKPGAELMDSYQYFYDAKGKQVGYAPAGTMEWDPRTGHEHWHFTDFASYRLLAADQHEIVKSGKEAFCLANTDAIDYTVKNANWHPYNTDLSTACGQQNSISVREVLDVGSGDTYTQYRPGQSFDITDLPNGTYYIQVIANPANRLQETNTKNNVSLRKVVLGGTQGSRTVSVPPVDLIDAP; encoded by the coding sequence ATGACCAGACAGCATCACCGCAAGGGCCTCCAGCGTGCGGCGTTCGCCGCGGGGGCCGCGCTCACCGTCGTCGCCGTCGCCGGGGCCGCTCCCGGCGCCGGCGCCGCGACGGGGAGTACGGCGGGCAAGCCGAAGCTCAAACTGATCGCCGCGTCGAAGGCCGTGACCCTCGACCGGTACGAGGGGGAGGGCGGTGAGGCCGGGGTCTACCTCGACCTCGGCACGTACGTCACCGTCGACAACGCTCCGCTGGAGCTCAAGGTGGCCCGCAAGTCGTACAAGGACCCCGTCGTCGTCCAGCAGATACTGCGCAACGGGTCGAAGGCGACGACGAAGACGCTGCCCACGGGCACCGTCAAGGACTTCAGGGGGCTGCCCGGCTTCCTGGAGGTGTCCATCAAGAACGCGGCCGGGGTGGAGGTGCAGAAGACCCAGGGCACCTTCTGTCCCAACAACGCCTCCGGGCGGCTGCGTCCGGACGCCCCGGCCACCTCGCACTATCCGGAGAGCTGCTCCACCAACCCCTTCACCCTCGGGTCGGTCTGGGGCGTGGAGAAGGGCTGGGCGGCCAACTCGACCACCGTCGACTACGACAAGCCGGTGGACCTGCCCGCGGGCGAGTACACCGCCAAGGTGTCGGTCGCGAAGAAGTACCGGGACCTCTTCGGCATCCCGAACGACCAGCCGACCATCAAGGTGACGGTGCGGCAGGAGAGCGACGGGGGAGAGGGGGGTGGCGTCGGCCTGCGTTCGTCGACGTCCTCCAGCGACCACTCCGCGCACGCGGGTCACTCCGGCGCTTCCATGGAAGCCCACGCCAACCACCACTACGGCCCCCGCGGCGCCGACGCCCCCACTCCCTCCGCGCTCTCCCACGCCCTGGAGGCCCGCGGTCTCGCCCACCACCTGGGCGACGGCGCCGGTCACACCGACGGCTCCCGGATCGCGCCCGCGCTGAAGGCCGCCGCCAAGCGGCCCACCGGACGGGCGGGCGTCCCGGCCAACGTGCCCAAGCCCGACCTGCGTTCGCTGCCCGCCTGGGGCATCGCGGTCACCGACGGCGAGGACGGAGACGCCCCCGGCAAGGACTACCTCGCCTTCAGCGCCAACGTCTGGAACGCCGGCCCCGCCCCCCTCATCGTGGACGGCTTCCGCAAGCCCGGCGCCGAACTGATGGACTCGTACCAGTACTTCTACGACGCCAAGGGCAAGCAGGTCGGCTACGCCCCCGCCGGCACCATGGAGTGGGACCCGCGCACCGGCCACGAACACTGGCACTTCACGGACTTCGCCAGCTACCGGCTGCTCGCCGCCGACCAGCACGAGATCGTGAAGAGCGGCAAGGAGGCGTTCTGCCTCGCCAACACGGACGCCATCGACTACACGGTGAAGAACGCCAACTGGCACCCGTACAACACCGATCTGTCGACCGCCTGCGGCCAGCAGAACTCCATCTCCGTGCGCGAGGTCCTCGACGTCGGCTCCGGTGACACGTACACCCAGTACCGTCCCGGCCAGTCCTTCGACATCACCGACCTGCCGAACGGCACCTACTACATCCAGGTCATCGCCAACCCGGCGAACCGTCTGCAGGAGACGAACACCAAGAACAACGTCTCCCTGCGCAAGGTCGTCCTGGGCGGCACCCAGGGCTCCCGCACGGTGTCGGTCCCGCCGGTGGACCTGATCGACGCGCCGTAA
- a CDS encoding tyrosinase family protein has product MTDVWDEQLLWYARAVRAMQGRPESDPTSWLFQANIHGTRSASDNPEWNNCPHGGWFFLPWHRAYILCFEGIVRDVIQNELGGPNDWALPYWNYTRVTNGNPNSPESLECRRLPSAFRSPDWPDGEADNPLFLAEPKRSPGAAGGLPVEWAEVNPHAAMQAPHFTGVTQFGSADTDSQLLHRSAEHDGLLEMQPHDLIHGYVGGVMLQFISPQDPIFWLHHCQIDRLWAAWIASNSGHRNPTEADWLGFTHTFRNAQGNQVGFTSEELQSEEALGYVYESLTDGVGLKPPERLVAMMEAGVDPPAEKVASTTGPTDLGPDTLTVPLTPEPSARAEALPEAASPNTESRAILTMDDVRADAPPQTNYRVFVGARPDHEEDLDPEGPYFIGHLHFFGAVGASTHHHGGSGLTFKFDITEHLTELRQLGMWNGEGIPPVVVTPATLGPPPPDAEAEAVARAAAPTPPPESRPRIGSISLATT; this is encoded by the coding sequence ATGACGGATGTATGGGACGAGCAGTTGTTGTGGTACGCCCGAGCGGTACGGGCGATGCAGGGCAGGCCGGAGAGCGATCCGACCAGCTGGCTCTTCCAGGCCAACATCCACGGCACGAGGTCGGCCAGCGACAACCCGGAATGGAACAACTGCCCGCACGGCGGCTGGTTCTTCCTGCCCTGGCACCGCGCCTACATCCTCTGCTTCGAGGGGATCGTGCGCGACGTCATCCAGAACGAGCTGGGCGGACCCAACGACTGGGCACTGCCGTACTGGAACTACACACGGGTGACGAACGGCAACCCGAACAGCCCGGAATCCCTGGAATGCCGTCGCCTGCCGAGCGCGTTCCGCAGCCCGGACTGGCCCGACGGCGAGGCGGACAACCCGCTGTTCCTGGCGGAGCCCAAGCGCAGCCCGGGTGCCGCCGGGGGACTTCCCGTCGAGTGGGCCGAGGTCAACCCGCACGCGGCGATGCAGGCACCGCACTTCACCGGCGTGACGCAGTTCGGCAGCGCGGACACCGACAGCCAGCTGCTCCACCGGAGTGCGGAGCACGACGGCCTGCTGGAAATGCAGCCCCACGACCTCATCCACGGCTACGTGGGGGGTGTGATGTTGCAGTTCATCTCGCCCCAGGACCCCATCTTCTGGCTGCACCACTGCCAGATCGACCGTCTCTGGGCCGCCTGGATCGCGAGCAACTCCGGGCACCGGAACCCGACGGAGGCGGACTGGCTCGGATTCACCCACACCTTCCGCAACGCGCAGGGCAACCAGGTGGGGTTCACCTCCGAGGAACTGCAGTCCGAGGAGGCGCTCGGATACGTCTACGAGTCGCTGACCGACGGAGTCGGGCTGAAGCCGCCCGAGCGCCTGGTCGCCATGATGGAAGCCGGCGTCGATCCCCCCGCCGAGAAGGTGGCGTCCACCACGGGTCCGACCGACCTGGGCCCGGACACCCTCACCGTCCCTCTGACCCCTGAGCCCAGCGCCCGCGCCGAGGCTCTGCCGGAGGCCGCCTCCCCGAACACCGAGTCCCGCGCCATCCTCACCATGGACGACGTACGCGCCGACGCGCCGCCCCAGACGAACTACCGTGTCTTCGTCGGCGCCCGCCCGGACCACGAAGAGGACCTCGACCCTGAAGGCCCGTACTTCATCGGCCACCTCCACTTCTTCGGCGCGGTCGGCGCCAGCACCCACCATCACGGTGGTTCGGGGCTCACCTTCAAGTTCGACATCACCGAGCACCTCACCGAGCTGCGCCAACTGGGCATGTGGAACGGCGAGGGCATTCCTCCCGTCGTCGTGACGCCGGCCACGCTCGGCCCGCCGCCGCCCGACGCAGAGGCGGAAGCAGTCGCCCGCGCGGCTGCCCCGACCCCACCGCCCGAGTCACGTCCCCGCATCGGCAGCATCTCCCTGGCCACCACCTGA
- a CDS encoding LCP family protein: MNSRGSGPASRGRSGGTRLTRRGRILAWGAGVTAVVVLGIGGVGAWIYNDLNNNINSADVDDKLGGDRPVNLSPGSKNIMVVGSDSRDGANAKYGKDLTTMQSDTLMVLHIPADRKWASVVSFPRDSYVEIPSCEKGDGSSSSPHHFKINEAFAIGGSNGKVGEAAACTIKTVEANTGLRIDHFMSVDFSGFKGMVDALEGIEVCPKEAIHDEKAHLDLPAGCQTLKGEKALGYVRARYSVGDGSDIGRIGRQQEFMDALAKKAKAKLTSPNAMYGFLQSITKSLTTDPDIAGIQPLYGLADELKGIPSDRLSFLTVPNYGRVADNPADKANVVWQYPQATDLFTSLAKDKEVTKPQLEAAKKNVVYASSVRVQVLNGTGVPGRAAAVAEKLKDAGYTVTGTGNAPGTVAKSTVTYPTGLDGQAAVIASRLPNLVPAADGSAAAGVVTLVVGQDLKVDDVA, translated from the coding sequence ATGAACAGCCGGGGGAGCGGCCCCGCGAGCAGGGGCAGGTCCGGCGGCACGCGGCTCACCCGGCGCGGGCGGATCCTCGCGTGGGGGGCCGGTGTGACGGCCGTCGTCGTCCTCGGGATCGGCGGGGTCGGCGCCTGGATCTACAACGACCTCAACAACAACATCAACTCCGCTGACGTCGATGACAAGTTGGGCGGCGACCGGCCGGTCAACCTCAGTCCCGGCTCGAAGAACATCATGGTCGTCGGTTCCGACAGCCGCGACGGCGCCAACGCCAAGTACGGCAAGGACCTGACCACCATGCAGTCGGACACGCTGATGGTGCTGCACATACCGGCCGACCGTAAGTGGGCCTCGGTCGTGTCCTTCCCGCGTGACTCGTATGTGGAGATACCCAGCTGCGAGAAGGGGGACGGCAGTTCGTCCTCCCCGCACCACTTCAAGATCAACGAGGCGTTCGCGATCGGCGGCAGCAACGGCAAGGTCGGCGAGGCCGCCGCCTGCACCATCAAGACCGTCGAGGCCAACACCGGTCTGCGCATCGACCACTTCATGTCGGTCGACTTCTCCGGCTTCAAGGGCATGGTCGACGCGCTGGAGGGCATCGAGGTCTGCCCGAAGGAGGCCATCCACGACGAGAAGGCCCACCTCGACCTGCCGGCCGGCTGCCAGACCCTCAAGGGCGAGAAGGCGCTCGGCTACGTCCGTGCCCGCTACAGCGTCGGCGACGGCTCCGACATCGGACGCATCGGACGTCAGCAGGAGTTCATGGACGCCCTGGCGAAGAAGGCCAAGGCGAAGCTCACGAGCCCGAACGCGATGTACGGCTTCCTGCAGTCGATCACCAAGTCCCTCACGACCGACCCCGACATCGCCGGCATCCAGCCGCTGTACGGACTCGCCGACGAGCTCAAGGGCATCCCGAGCGACCGCCTCAGCTTCCTCACGGTGCCCAACTACGGGCGTGTCGCCGACAATCCCGCCGACAAGGCCAACGTCGTGTGGCAGTACCCGCAGGCGACCGATCTGTTCACCTCCCTGGCCAAGGACAAGGAGGTCACCAAGCCGCAGTTGGAGGCGGCGAAGAAGAACGTGGTGTACGCCTCCAGCGTGCGCGTTCAGGTGCTCAACGGCACGGGTGTCCCGGGGCGCGCCGCCGCCGTCGCGGAGAAGCTGAAGGACGCCGGCTACACCGTCACCGGCACGGGCAACGCGCCCGGGACGGTGGCCAAGTCGACCGTCACCTACCCGACGGGCCTCGACGGCCAGGCCGCCGTCATCGCCTCCCGGCTGCCCAACCTGGTGCCCGCGGCGGACGGCTCCGCCGCCGCCGGGGTCGTCACCCTCGTCGTCGGGCAGGACTTGAAGGTCGACGACGTCGCCTGA
- a CDS encoding sensor histidine kinase, with amino-acid sequence MSSQPPSQPAGPLDPRVDPTELPGSPLSGGRPRPADAALAAALFACAFPGSVITFPGQDLGVPWWPGVLLAGVSCAVLIWRRDRPRCTVAVNLACAVAAAALGYLLTVLLLAPLMVALYSLAVATDRRTANTCAFTGIALLVGTGLAAGPAGEPLVLKLLGPTAWLLLPTSLGTVTRLRAAYLDAVRARAEHAERTREEETRRRVTEERMRIARDLHDVVAHHLVLAGLQAGAVARHLPARPEEAARLTADLTGTTASALRELKATVGLLRRADDAEEPTATATSTPGLAQLPELAASFKGAGLQVTLHTEGEPGPLTAGADLTAYRIVQEALTNVTKHAGAHTAEIRLVYAADRLAVTVTNDGGPRPLSLASAPAPTSASASASVGTGYGLIGMHERARSAGGRVRTGNRPGGGFEVVTELPLRSQDAEGDTRADTKTNESHPV; translated from the coding sequence ATGAGCTCCCAGCCCCCTTCCCAGCCCGCCGGACCCCTCGATCCACGGGTCGACCCCACGGAACTGCCGGGATCGCCGCTGAGCGGCGGCCGCCCCCGTCCCGCCGACGCGGCCCTCGCCGCCGCCCTCTTCGCCTGTGCGTTCCCCGGCAGTGTGATCACCTTCCCCGGCCAGGACCTGGGCGTCCCCTGGTGGCCCGGGGTGCTGCTGGCCGGCGTCTCCTGCGCGGTGCTGATCTGGCGCCGCGACCGTCCCCGCTGCACGGTCGCCGTGAACCTCGCCTGCGCGGTCGCCGCCGCCGCGCTCGGGTACCTGCTCACGGTGCTGCTGCTGGCGCCCCTCATGGTCGCCCTGTACTCGCTCGCCGTCGCCACCGACCGCAGGACCGCCAACACCTGCGCCTTCACCGGCATCGCCCTGCTCGTCGGAACCGGTCTGGCCGCGGGTCCGGCCGGCGAACCGCTGGTCCTCAAGCTGCTCGGTCCCACTGCCTGGCTGCTGCTGCCCACCTCGCTGGGTACGGTGACCCGGCTGCGCGCCGCCTACCTGGACGCCGTCCGGGCCCGCGCCGAGCATGCCGAACGCACCCGCGAGGAAGAGACGCGCCGCCGGGTCACCGAGGAGCGCATGCGCATCGCCCGTGATCTGCACGACGTCGTCGCCCACCACCTGGTCCTGGCCGGGCTGCAGGCCGGCGCCGTGGCCCGCCACCTCCCCGCCCGCCCCGAGGAGGCCGCCCGCCTCACCGCCGACCTCACGGGAACCACCGCCTCGGCGCTGCGTGAACTCAAGGCGACCGTCGGCCTGTTGCGCCGGGCGGACGACGCCGAGGAGCCCACGGCCACCGCCACGTCCACTCCGGGCCTGGCCCAACTTCCCGAGCTGGCCGCCTCCTTCAAGGGTGCGGGCCTCCAGGTCACGCTCCACACCGAGGGCGAGCCCGGCCCCCTCACGGCGGGCGCGGATCTCACGGCGTACCGGATCGTGCAGGAGGCCCTCACCAACGTCACCAAGCACGCGGGCGCCCACACGGCCGAGATACGGCTCGTCTACGCGGCCGACCGACTGGCCGTCACGGTCACGAACGACGGCGGCCCCCGCCCGCTGTCCCTCGCCTCCGCCCCCGCCCCCACTTCCGCTTCCGCTTCCGCTTCCGTCGGTACGGGTTACGGCCTCATCGGCATGCACGAGCGGGCCCGGTCGGCGGGCGGACGGGTCCGGACGGGCAACCGCCCGGGCGGCGGCTTCGAGGTCGTCACCGAGCTGCCGTTGCGATCACAGGACGCGGAAGGGGACACGAGAGCGGACACGAAAACGAACGAGTCCCACCCCGTCTGA
- a CDS encoding MarR family winged helix-turn-helix transcriptional regulator produces the protein MPIPPPATPVPADVIAVEQALTRITYLAGRARQHDRLMALAGLPLDRAAVAILRHLAETDPLRPGMLAVRLSVEASHVTRQLRQLERAGLVVRVADPDDRRAQLIQLTEAGQGAIDRIREAGRRGMNVALAAWDPDDLRQLATLFHRLVDDFVAHAETPVDEGLPDA, from the coding sequence ATGCCGATACCGCCACCCGCAACTCCCGTGCCCGCAGACGTGATCGCCGTCGAGCAGGCCCTCACCCGCATCACCTACCTGGCAGGACGCGCTCGCCAGCACGACCGGCTGATGGCGCTCGCCGGACTCCCGCTGGACCGGGCCGCCGTGGCGATCCTCCGCCACCTCGCCGAGACCGACCCGCTGCGCCCCGGGATGCTCGCCGTGCGGCTGTCCGTGGAGGCCTCCCATGTCACGCGGCAGCTGCGGCAGTTGGAGAGGGCCGGTCTCGTCGTCCGCGTCGCGGACCCGGACGACCGGCGGGCCCAGCTCATCCAGCTCACCGAGGCGGGGCAGGGCGCGATCGACCGCATACGGGAGGCCGGCCGTCGCGGCATGAACGTCGCCCTGGCCGCCTGGGACCCGGACGACCTGCGGCAGCTCGCGACCCTCTTCCACCGCCTCGTCGACGACTTCGTCGCCCATGCCGAGACGCCGGTGGACGAGGGCCTGCCCGACGCGTGA
- a CDS encoding helix-turn-helix domain-containing protein codes for MNTSQPRRAAALHGIDAALLTHLCCTACRREVQAVGRGRPLMELAQRRKALGYSQESFAQALGVDRTTVGRWESGKATPQPQLRLSIAELLRVDVTRLGDLLSPASAIPTESAGPPPPDRSSPGSPDDMLRREFLRAIAVTSALIALPADEADALADEVSGAHVAGFARMNEHLWQVYQLARAKGSVQPIVQEQLSALNQVLTSGPSRETTVLCSAAGDLFQLAGELAFDSNRYTDAAASYTIAASASKEAGNFDLWACALVRHAYVDVCEGRYKDASGVLTAAERIARRGDSSLSTRYWVASVQAEIHAGLGNLDACERALDQAEKVATLSGRTHNGGWLRFDGSRLAEERGARYVRLGRLDLAEQALTKALEQGPLAQGHSFRRRGAVLTDLAAIGARRGDPDQVVSYGWEALRLARESGSGYVARRLDGLRTDLGELARDVRVAELASEIEALKTT; via the coding sequence ATGAACACCAGCCAACCGCGCCGAGCTGCTGCACTCCACGGCATCGATGCGGCACTCTTGACGCACCTCTGCTGCACGGCGTGCAGACGCGAGGTCCAGGCGGTCGGGCGAGGGAGGCCACTGATGGAGCTGGCTCAACGCCGCAAAGCCCTGGGCTACAGTCAGGAATCATTCGCCCAGGCTCTCGGTGTCGACCGCACAACGGTCGGTCGCTGGGAGTCAGGAAAGGCAACTCCGCAGCCCCAACTCCGGCTCTCAATTGCCGAGTTACTACGAGTGGACGTGACCCGCCTCGGTGACCTGCTCTCTCCGGCCTCGGCCATCCCCACGGAGTCTGCAGGACCGCCGCCGCCCGACCGCTCCAGCCCAGGGAGCCCCGACGACATGCTCCGACGTGAGTTTCTGCGTGCCATAGCGGTCACCAGCGCACTGATCGCGCTGCCGGCCGACGAAGCCGACGCTCTGGCCGACGAGGTTTCAGGCGCTCACGTCGCGGGCTTCGCCCGGATGAACGAGCACCTGTGGCAGGTCTACCAACTGGCACGGGCAAAGGGCTCGGTTCAACCCATCGTGCAGGAGCAGCTCTCTGCTCTGAACCAGGTTCTGACATCCGGGCCGAGTCGGGAGACGACCGTGCTGTGCAGCGCCGCCGGTGATCTGTTCCAGCTGGCCGGTGAGCTGGCGTTCGACTCCAACCGCTACACCGACGCCGCTGCGTCCTACACCATTGCCGCCTCGGCCAGCAAAGAAGCCGGGAACTTCGACCTCTGGGCCTGCGCCCTCGTGCGTCACGCCTACGTCGACGTCTGCGAAGGCCGGTACAAGGACGCTTCTGGCGTTCTCACGGCCGCCGAGCGAATCGCCCGACGCGGCGACAGCTCCCTTTCGACCCGCTACTGGGTCGCCTCTGTCCAGGCCGAAATCCACGCCGGTCTCGGGAACCTGGATGCCTGCGAGCGCGCTCTCGACCAGGCCGAGAAGGTGGCAACTCTGTCAGGCCGGACGCACAACGGCGGCTGGCTGCGCTTCGACGGCTCCCGACTGGCCGAGGAACGCGGCGCACGCTATGTCCGGCTCGGACGACTCGACCTGGCCGAACAAGCACTCACCAAGGCCCTTGAGCAGGGCCCACTTGCTCAAGGACACTCCTTCCGGCGTCGGGGTGCTGTACTGACGGACCTCGCGGCCATTGGTGCCCGCCGCGGCGACCCCGACCAGGTCGTGTCCTATGGCTGGGAAGCCCTGCGCCTGGCGCGCGAGTCGGGCTCCGGCTACGTCGCACGTAGACTCGACGGATTGCGCACAGACCTCGGCGAACTGGCTCGGGACGTGCGCGTCGCCGAACTGGCGTCCGAGATCGAGGCATTGAAGACGACGTGA
- a CDS encoding radical SAM protein, whose protein sequence is MHQLVASPQDGKFVMVRPGARGGIQLPFAFYRELGTAVAERSPVPEWLVGAARQAWGLELEHRSSEQVVLVRSQTPLNYSRATWEINRGCNFACDHCVVWKRPFEGLSPADKGRLLELLRGAGVLWLQFTGGEPTIDPDFPVAYRQAYGIGMMLEILTNGTRLAHKPTLDLLSTLPPHKITVSLYGATADSFDALTRKRGAFNRVMKGLAAAREARLPLDLSLIITRHNAHEAAAMRRLAEQYATRYKEFANISPTYDGELGPLAAQAPEYVDRAGVFTGCPAGHTFFHVDPFGWATMCKVGRENPVDLMTEGLDGLLRLPAIADAQMLRSGGCNGCRLSETCRVCRPLAKLYQDAKAPLHTYCQHGFEDGETA, encoded by the coding sequence ATGCACCAGCTCGTCGCAAGCCCCCAGGACGGCAAGTTCGTCATGGTTCGCCCCGGAGCCAGGGGCGGGATACAGCTCCCGTTCGCGTTCTACCGTGAGTTGGGGACAGCCGTGGCTGAGCGGTCACCGGTGCCGGAATGGCTGGTCGGGGCGGCCCGCCAGGCGTGGGGCCTGGAGCTGGAGCACCGGTCGAGTGAACAGGTCGTTCTCGTCCGGTCGCAGACGCCCCTCAACTACAGCAGGGCCACTTGGGAGATCAACCGGGGCTGCAACTTCGCCTGTGATCACTGCGTTGTCTGGAAGCGCCCCTTCGAGGGCCTGTCGCCCGCAGACAAAGGCCGACTTCTGGAGCTGCTCCGAGGCGCCGGAGTGCTGTGGCTTCAGTTCACCGGTGGTGAGCCGACCATCGACCCCGACTTCCCGGTCGCGTACCGGCAGGCGTACGGCATCGGCATGATGCTGGAGATCTTGACGAACGGCACCCGCCTGGCGCACAAGCCGACGCTGGACCTGCTGTCGACGCTGCCGCCGCACAAGATCACCGTGTCCCTGTACGGAGCCACGGCCGACAGCTTTGATGCCCTGACCCGTAAGCGTGGTGCCTTCAACCGGGTCATGAAGGGATTGGCGGCTGCCCGCGAGGCCCGGCTGCCGCTCGACTTGTCCCTGATCATTACTCGGCACAACGCCCACGAAGCCGCTGCCATGCGAAGGCTGGCCGAGCAGTACGCCACCCGTTACAAGGAGTTCGCCAACATCTCGCCGACCTACGACGGCGAGCTCGGTCCATTGGCGGCGCAGGCGCCCGAATACGTCGACCGTGCCGGCGTCTTCACCGGCTGTCCGGCCGGACACACCTTCTTCCACGTCGACCCTTTCGGGTGGGCGACGATGTGCAAGGTCGGTCGCGAAAATCCCGTCGACCTCATGACTGAGGGTCTGGACGGACTGCTGCGTCTGCCGGCCATCGCGGACGCCCAAATGCTTCGCTCCGGAGGCTGCAACGGCTGCAGGCTCAGCGAGACCTGCCGGGTCTGCCGCCCGCTGGCCAAGCTCTATCAGGACGCGAAGGCACCACTGCACACCTACTGTCAGCACGGCTTCGAGGATGGAGAAACCGCATGA
- a CDS encoding phosphotransferase produces MPTTRLDFADLSATVRRAIEREAGHVLAVEGVSGGLNSELAVRLTTEFGAFHVKGLRSDHPRVWTQGREAAINPYLRGIAPRLCWRLEIENWELLGFEFVVGHHADYRPDSPDLSKVAELLRCLGEVQCPDIELREAPQRLEKYVARSSDVDHFAGTSLLHTDLNNDNVLVGEATHLVDWAWATCGAPWLDAGYWVIWLMAVGGHTPESAEKWAGEIPAWQSAPTQGVTAFAVANARLWEEIGGDAPDAWTSRLVRASRGWADWRTLRGRC; encoded by the coding sequence GTGCCTACTACCCGTCTCGACTTCGCTGACCTGTCCGCCACCGTCCGCCGCGCCATTGAACGCGAGGCAGGGCATGTGCTGGCGGTGGAGGGTGTCTCTGGCGGCCTCAACAGTGAGCTGGCGGTGCGTCTGACGACCGAGTTCGGCGCCTTCCACGTCAAGGGGCTGCGCTCGGATCACCCGCGAGTCTGGACACAGGGACGGGAAGCAGCGATCAATCCGTACCTCCGAGGCATCGCGCCCAGGCTGTGCTGGCGACTGGAGATCGAGAACTGGGAGCTGCTCGGTTTCGAGTTCGTGGTCGGGCATCACGCCGACTACCGTCCGGACTCGCCGGACCTGTCGAAGGTCGCCGAGCTGTTGCGGTGCCTTGGGGAGGTGCAGTGCCCGGACATCGAACTGCGGGAAGCTCCCCAGCGTCTGGAGAAGTACGTGGCCCGGTCCTCCGATGTGGACCACTTCGCTGGGACTTCCTTGCTGCACACCGACCTGAACAACGACAACGTCCTGGTGGGCGAGGCCACCCACCTGGTCGACTGGGCCTGGGCCACGTGTGGTGCGCCCTGGCTCGATGCCGGGTACTGGGTGATCTGGCTCATGGCAGTCGGCGGTCACACTCCTGAGTCCGCCGAGAAGTGGGCCGGCGAGATCCCGGCCTGGCAGTCGGCGCCGACTCAAGGTGTCACGGCGTTCGCTGTCGCCAACGCCCGTCTGTGGGAGGAGATCGGCGGCGATGCTCCTGATGCGTGGACGAGCCGACTCGTCAGGGCGTCGCGGGGGTGGGCGGACTGGCGGACTCTCAGGGGCAGGTGCTGA
- a CDS encoding MarR family winged helix-turn-helix transcriptional regulator: MLTNAGSAASERPTLDRAAVAILRHLAETDPLRPGMLAVRLSVEASHVTRQLRQLERAGLVVRVADPDDRRAQLIQLTEAGQGAIDRIREAGRRGMNVALAAWDPDDLRQLATLFHRLVDDFVAHAETPVDEGLPDA; the protein is encoded by the coding sequence GTGCTGACCAACGCTGGTTCCGCTGCTTCGGAGAGGCCCACGTTGGACCGGGCCGCCGTGGCGATCCTCCGCCACCTCGCCGAGACCGACCCGCTGCGCCCCGGGATGCTCGCCGTGCGGCTGTCCGTGGAGGCCTCCCATGTCACGCGGCAGCTGCGGCAGTTGGAGAGGGCCGGTCTCGTCGTCCGCGTCGCGGACCCGGACGACCGGCGGGCCCAGCTCATCCAGCTCACCGAGGCGGGCCAGGGCGCGATCGACCGCATACGGGAGGCCGGCCGTCGCGGCATGAACGTCGCCCTGGCCGCCTGGGACCCGGACGACCTGCGGCAGCTCGCGACCCTCTTCCACCGCCTCGTCGACGACTTCGTCGCCCATGCCGAGACGCCGGTGGACGAGGGCCTGCCCGACGCGTGA